In Persicimonas caeni, a single window of DNA contains:
- a CDS encoding pyridoxal phosphate-dependent aminotransferase — MNGVSKIALAVEPTLIRELRDQARDTSLDLGIGQPDLAVAEPVREAIIEHIGAGVAPYSHNLGLWETREAIAAHYGVDADNVMVTCGVQEALAVAILGMVEQGDEVLVPDPGFPAYPNLVRMAGATPVPYRLDPDADFRLVPENVEAALTDETTAIVLNSPSNPTGATHAREDLEAVMALLAERGVRWISDEIYEDYVYDGRHTSVLDFTDGLSGGVKLGGLSKSHHMMGWRLGWMIGPAELVADLKPLHQHLVTCAPTPAQHAAVVALNRHDELFAPTLETFRNRRALACRLAGDLPDVGFVAPQGAFYLFLDVRAYTEPAGAGLQTSLALAEALLDSHDVVTIPGSGFGAAGEGFLRIAYTVKDAFIEEGFRRIGEFLEQAKVIHD, encoded by the coding sequence GTGAATGGTGTCTCGAAGATAGCGCTGGCCGTCGAGCCCACGCTCATCCGTGAGCTTCGCGACCAGGCGCGCGATACCAGCCTCGACCTCGGCATCGGTCAGCCCGACTTGGCGGTCGCCGAGCCGGTGCGCGAGGCGATTATCGAGCATATCGGCGCGGGCGTGGCTCCTTACAGCCACAACCTGGGTCTGTGGGAGACGCGCGAGGCGATCGCGGCGCATTATGGCGTCGACGCCGACAACGTCATGGTCACCTGCGGCGTCCAGGAGGCGCTGGCGGTGGCCATTCTCGGGATGGTCGAGCAGGGCGACGAGGTGCTCGTGCCCGATCCGGGGTTTCCGGCGTATCCCAACCTGGTGCGCATGGCCGGCGCCACGCCCGTGCCGTATCGGCTCGATCCCGACGCCGACTTTCGGCTCGTCCCCGAGAACGTCGAGGCGGCGCTGACCGACGAGACGACCGCCATCGTCTTGAACTCCCCGTCGAATCCCACCGGCGCCACTCACGCCCGGGAGGACCTCGAAGCGGTGATGGCGCTGCTCGCCGAGCGCGGGGTGCGCTGGATCTCCGACGAGATCTACGAGGATTACGTCTACGACGGCCGCCACACCTCGGTGCTCGACTTCACCGACGGCCTGAGCGGCGGCGTCAAACTCGGCGGGCTCTCCAAGAGCCATCATATGATGGGCTGGCGCCTGGGGTGGATGATCGGGCCGGCCGAACTCGTCGCCGATCTGAAGCCCCTGCATCAGCATCTGGTGACCTGTGCGCCCACGCCGGCACAACACGCCGCCGTCGTCGCGCTCAACCGCCACGACGAGCTGTTCGCCCCGACGCTCGAGACCTTCCGCAACCGTCGCGCGCTGGCGTGTCGTCTCGCCGGCGATTTGCCCGACGTCGGCTTCGTTGCGCCACAGGGGGCGTTCTATTTATTTTTGGATGTACGTGCTTACACTGAGCCCGCCGGTGCGGGACTGCAGACCTCGTTGGCGCTGGCCGAGGCGCTCTTGGACAGCCACGACGTCGTCACGATTCCGGGCTCGGGCTTTGGCGCCGCCGGCGAGGGCTTTTTGCGCATCGCTTATACGGTCAAGGACGCCTTCATTGAAGAAGGCTTCCGGCGCATTGGTGAATTTCTGGAGCAGGCGAAGGTGATTCATGACTGA
- a CDS encoding PrsW family intramembrane metalloprotease, which yields MGSALIVVAVSIATFVIFGYLLFIWWLDRYEREPLWIVLLAFLWGAVGGTCLGCLLSAPFAFIAGLIPIAGAQEVISAVIVAPFAEEFTKALVFIPLVATFHFDNETDGLIYGAAAGLGFAAVENLLYYFSALEGGTGAVLTLVVMRTLFSALVHCTSSAILGMAIGYARHRSGPGRWLKWPLAGYLIAVANHALWNLSATFAGFTGTPDVLRGGLLLLGILLVIGASIVLFLLTQMSLKREHEVIRRYLHQEADKGTLPHEHADIIPFWRKRRKSGWAPQGVDKEEYIKAATLLAFRQHQMEIAEGDRLERYRNEIQGFRKQIRMMLGR from the coding sequence ATGGGCTCTGCCCTGATCGTCGTAGCCGTTTCGATCGCCACGTTCGTCATCTTCGGCTACCTGCTCTTTATCTGGTGGCTCGACCGCTACGAGCGCGAGCCGCTGTGGATCGTCCTCCTCGCCTTTTTGTGGGGGGCGGTGGGCGGCACCTGCCTCGGCTGCCTTCTGAGCGCGCCGTTTGCGTTCATCGCCGGGCTCATCCCCATCGCCGGGGCCCAGGAGGTGATCTCGGCGGTGATCGTGGCGCCGTTCGCCGAGGAGTTTACCAAGGCCCTCGTCTTCATCCCGCTGGTCGCCACCTTCCACTTCGACAATGAGACCGACGGGCTCATCTACGGCGCCGCCGCCGGCCTCGGCTTCGCGGCCGTCGAGAACCTGCTGTACTACTTTTCGGCCCTCGAAGGGGGCACCGGAGCCGTGCTCACGCTGGTGGTGATGCGCACGCTGTTCAGCGCGCTGGTCCACTGCACCTCCAGCGCCATTTTGGGCATGGCGATCGGCTACGCGCGCCACCGATCCGGCCCCGGCCGTTGGCTCAAGTGGCCGCTGGCCGGCTACCTGATCGCCGTGGCGAACCACGCCCTCTGGAACCTCAGCGCCACATTCGCCGGCTTCACCGGCACGCCGGACGTCTTGCGCGGCGGATTGCTGTTGCTGGGCATCCTGCTGGTGATCGGCGCCTCCATCGTGCTCTTCCTCCTCACCCAGATGTCCCTCAAGCGCGAGCACGAGGTCATCCGACGCTATCTGCACCAAGAGGCGGACAAAGGTACGCTCCCGCACGAGCACGCGGACATCATTCCGTTTTGGCGAAAGCGTCGAAAGTCGGGGTGGGCGCCGCAGGGCGTCGATAAAGAGGAGTACATCAAGGCGGCGACGCTACTGGCGTTTCGCCAGCATCAGATGGAGATCGCCGAGGGCGACCGCCTGGAGCGGTATCGCAACGAAATCCAGGGGTTCCGAAAGCAGATTCGGATGATGTTGGGGCGGTGA
- a CDS encoding SO2930 family diheme c-type cytochrome, which yields MTYRHLKYCSLAAALALSLTACGEDAGEDGGEAAPCELKMPQDGEPFEKLSDYCFFQGDLAEHNPTEGVYAYGVNTKLYSDKSDKLRFFVLPEGEKIGFHETDKWDFPVGTILVKTFYYPNDARSPEAGRQILETRLLVKKQDEWDTEIYRWNEEQTDAEHYLIGQTVDVEWIDENGETQTVDYKIPAKSDCKSCHNHNDKITLLGPRTRQLNGENDYGDGPVNQIAYFNEQGLFDGEVPSVDSLPKLIDPQDESQPLELRARTYLEGNCAHCHSPGGPARNSALFLNIDEEDPYHWGVCKTPIAAGGGTGGRPYDIYPGEPERSIMLYRMNSNDPEIKMPELPLRTIDEFGVNLVTEWVANMEGSCAQQ from the coding sequence ATGACGTACCGACACCTCAAGTATTGCTCGTTGGCTGCCGCCCTTGCCTTATCGCTCACCGCCTGCGGAGAGGATGCAGGTGAAGATGGAGGCGAGGCGGCGCCGTGCGAGTTGAAGATGCCGCAGGACGGAGAGCCCTTCGAGAAGCTCTCCGACTACTGCTTTTTCCAGGGCGACCTCGCCGAGCACAACCCCACCGAGGGCGTCTACGCCTACGGGGTCAACACCAAGCTCTACAGCGACAAGAGCGACAAGCTTCGCTTCTTCGTCTTGCCCGAGGGCGAAAAGATCGGCTTCCACGAGACCGACAAGTGGGATTTCCCCGTCGGCACCATCCTGGTCAAGACGTTCTACTACCCCAACGACGCCCGCTCGCCCGAGGCCGGCCGCCAGATCTTGGAGACGCGCCTGCTCGTCAAAAAGCAAGACGAGTGGGACACCGAGATTTACCGGTGGAACGAAGAGCAGACCGACGCCGAGCACTATCTGATCGGCCAGACGGTCGACGTCGAGTGGATCGACGAGAACGGCGAGACACAGACGGTCGACTACAAGATTCCGGCCAAGAGTGACTGCAAGAGCTGTCACAACCACAACGACAAGATCACCCTGCTCGGCCCGCGCACCCGCCAGTTGAACGGAGAGAACGACTACGGCGACGGGCCGGTCAACCAGATCGCCTATTTCAACGAGCAGGGGCTCTTCGACGGCGAGGTGCCCTCGGTCGACAGCCTGCCCAAGCTCATCGATCCCCAGGATGAGAGCCAGCCGTTAGAGCTACGCGCCCGCACCTACCTCGAGGGCAACTGCGCGCACTGCCACAGCCCGGGCGGCCCGGCGCGCAACTCGGCGCTCTTTCTCAATATCGACGAGGAAGATCCGTACCACTGGGGCGTGTGCAAGACGCCGATCGCCGCCGGCGGCGGCACGGGCGGGCGCCCCTACGACATCTACCCGGGCGAGCCGGAGCGTTCGATCATGCTGTACCGGATGAACTCGAACGACCCGGAGATCAAGATGCCCGAGCTGCCGCTGCGGACCATCGACGAGTTTGGCGTCAACTTGGTGACCGAGTGGGTCGCGAATATGGAAGGCAGCTGCGCGCAGCAGTAA
- a CDS encoding parallel beta-helix domain-containing protein codes for MSKRLLVSVLALALAGAACGDDNNESNNTPTNNAGTDAGTDDADSGVEPFSEDCTTMIVPSTNEDAAAAAEENRQNITTALVEPSEGDVICLGDGTYNLTEQLTLNASNVSNIEIRGQSQDGTILDFDGQDGGANGILVDGIDDIRVADLTIKNTAGDGIKIQNGDGVEMVNLTVTWDGGPNTSNGAYGVYPVLNQNVLVEGCDVSYASDAGIYVGQSNTVIARNNVAYGNVAGLEIENTTNAEVHDNHLYENTGGLLIFNLPGLQVKEGGNNIVRDNLIENNNQVNFAEAGTIVSLVPQGVGLLLLATDNNEIYNNEVKDNQSIGLGIASYFITGEDIEDPEYDPFSESNFIHDNTFENNGYQPVELAAALNGGNPVPSMLVDGVFNPELPDGTTWLDVRDCFDANVTEDGSDADFLNFNYDSSDAPADITDCSTEWTDFCHYQCTYDPLPSVTLE; via the coding sequence ATGTCGAAGAGACTACTCGTGTCGGTACTCGCCCTCGCTCTCGCCGGCGCTGCCTGTGGAGATGATAACAACGAGTCGAATAATACCCCGACCAACAATGCTGGCACCGACGCCGGCACCGATGACGCAGATTCCGGCGTCGAGCCGTTCAGCGAAGACTGCACGACGATGATCGTGCCGTCGACGAACGAGGACGCGGCCGCGGCGGCCGAGGAGAACCGCCAGAATATCACCACGGCGCTCGTCGAGCCGTCCGAAGGCGACGTCATCTGCCTGGGCGACGGCACCTACAATCTGACCGAGCAGCTGACGCTGAACGCCTCGAACGTCTCCAACATCGAGATTCGCGGTCAGAGCCAAGACGGCACCATCCTCGACTTCGACGGCCAGGACGGTGGCGCCAACGGCATCCTCGTCGACGGGATCGACGATATCCGAGTGGCCGACCTGACCATCAAGAATACCGCCGGCGACGGCATCAAGATCCAGAACGGCGACGGCGTCGAGATGGTCAACCTGACGGTGACCTGGGACGGCGGGCCGAACACCTCCAACGGCGCCTACGGCGTCTACCCGGTGCTCAACCAGAACGTGCTCGTCGAGGGTTGCGACGTCAGCTACGCCTCCGACGCGGGCATCTACGTGGGCCAGTCGAACACGGTCATCGCGCGCAACAACGTCGCCTACGGCAACGTGGCCGGCCTCGAGATCGAGAACACGACCAACGCCGAGGTCCACGACAATCACCTGTACGAGAACACCGGCGGCCTGCTCATCTTCAACCTGCCCGGTCTGCAGGTCAAAGAGGGGGGCAACAATATCGTGCGCGACAACCTCATCGAGAATAACAACCAGGTGAACTTTGCCGAGGCGGGCACCATCGTCAGTCTCGTGCCGCAGGGCGTGGGCTTGTTGCTGTTGGCCACCGATAACAACGAGATCTACAACAACGAAGTTAAAGACAACCAGTCCATCGGATTGGGCATCGCCAGCTACTTTATCACCGGCGAAGACATCGAAGATCCGGAGTACGATCCGTTCTCCGAGTCGAACTTCATCCACGACAACACCTTCGAGAATAACGGTTACCAGCCCGTCGAGCTCGCCGCGGCGCTCAACGGCGGCAATCCGGTGCCGTCGATGCTCGTCGACGGAGTCTTCAACCCCGAGTTGCCCGACGGCACGACCTGGCTCGACGTGCGCGACTGCTTCGACGCCAACGTCACCGAAGACGGCAGCGACGCCGACTTCTTGAACTTCAACTACGATAGCAGCGACGCGCCAGCCGACATCACCGACTGCTCGACCGAGTGGACCGACTTCTGTCACTACCAGTGCACCTACGATCCGCTCCCCAGCGTGACTCTGGAGTAA
- a CDS encoding pseudouridine synthase, which yields MSDEVDEQGRLITENVREREFEVDHNFHGWRLDQFLANRIPRISRSFAGRIAKEGDVEVIPRRKVKAGTKLREDDLVILREELEPERVQDHEVEILYRDEALIVVGKPAGMLVHESSSVRLNTITKYLERAGFDEGEPVHRLDRETSGVLVCAAKHKYVAELRGMFATTHPEKVYRALVHDPDGRWQVGDKRTITDPLGIDPDSVLDIKMGHGDLDATTHVEVLGRVDHAFGAMADLKVTIETGRQHQIRIHLAMQGTPIAGDKLYSLDDEFFMAICAAPDNEELLAKLPFDRHALHAWQMRMAHPTSGEMVEFEAPVPSIWR from the coding sequence ATGAGTGACGAAGTCGACGAGCAGGGGCGGTTGATCACCGAGAACGTGCGCGAGCGCGAATTCGAGGTGGACCATAACTTTCACGGGTGGCGGCTCGACCAGTTTTTGGCGAACCGCATTCCGCGGATCTCGCGCAGCTTTGCCGGCCGCATCGCCAAAGAGGGCGACGTGGAGGTGATTCCGCGGCGGAAGGTCAAGGCGGGCACGAAGCTTCGCGAGGATGACCTGGTCATCTTGCGCGAGGAGCTCGAGCCGGAGCGGGTGCAGGACCACGAGGTCGAGATTCTGTACCGCGACGAGGCGCTCATCGTGGTCGGCAAGCCTGCCGGCATGCTCGTGCACGAGAGCAGCAGCGTTCGGCTCAACACGATCACGAAGTATTTGGAGCGCGCCGGTTTCGATGAGGGTGAGCCGGTGCACCGGCTCGATCGCGAGACGAGCGGAGTGCTCGTGTGCGCGGCCAAGCACAAGTACGTGGCCGAGCTCCGCGGTATGTTCGCGACGACGCACCCCGAGAAGGTCTACCGGGCGCTCGTGCACGACCCCGACGGCCGCTGGCAGGTGGGCGACAAGCGCACGATCACCGACCCCCTCGGCATCGACCCGGACAGCGTGCTCGACATCAAGATGGGCCACGGCGACCTCGACGCGACCACCCACGTCGAGGTGCTCGGCCGCGTCGACCATGCCTTCGGCGCGATGGCCGACCTCAAGGTGACCATCGAGACCGGCCGCCAGCACCAGATCCGCATCCACCTGGCCATGCAGGGCACGCCGATTGCCGGCGACAAGCTCTACAGCTTGGATGATGAGTTCTTCATGGCGATCTGCGCCGCCCCCGACAACGAGGAGCTTTTGGCGAAGCTCCCGTTCGACCGCCACGCCCTGCACGCCTGGCAGATGCGTATGGCCCACCCGACCAGCGGCGAGATGGTCGAGTTCGAGGCGCCCGTGCCGTCGATCTGGCGGTAG
- the yaaA gene encoding peroxide stress protein YaaA yields MLVVLSPSKSLDYDSAPQTDKFTQPDFLDESQELIDILREYDVDELRDLMDISEKLAVLNVERYDNFKTPFTPDNAKPAITAFTGDVYRDFRLDEYDAEDFDFLQEHARILSGLYGLLKPLDLMQPYRLEMGTRLENPRGKKLYDFWGNKITDAVNAALDAQGDDVLLNLASNEYFKSIDTDKLAGRILNVNFMDLRDNGEYKTITFYLKRLRGTMTDWMVRNRVSAAEDLKGFNERNYYFSDEHSTEDEYVFLRDEKP; encoded by the coding sequence ATGCTTGTAGTGCTTTCGCCGTCCAAATCGCTCGATTACGACTCGGCGCCCCAGACCGACAAATTCACCCAGCCCGACTTCCTCGACGAATCGCAGGAGCTCATCGACATCCTGCGCGAGTACGACGTCGACGAGCTGCGCGACCTGATGGATATCAGCGAGAAGCTCGCCGTGCTCAACGTCGAGCGCTACGACAACTTCAAGACGCCGTTCACGCCCGACAACGCCAAGCCGGCGATCACCGCGTTTACCGGCGACGTCTACCGCGACTTTCGCCTCGACGAGTACGACGCCGAGGACTTCGACTTTTTGCAGGAGCACGCGCGCATCCTGAGCGGGCTGTACGGCCTGCTCAAGCCGCTCGACCTGATGCAGCCGTATCGCCTCGAGATGGGCACGCGCCTGGAGAATCCGCGTGGCAAGAAGTTGTACGACTTCTGGGGCAACAAGATCACCGACGCGGTCAACGCCGCGCTCGACGCGCAGGGCGACGACGTGCTGCTCAACCTCGCCTCGAACGAGTATTTCAAGAGCATCGACACCGACAAACTCGCCGGGCGCATCCTGAACGTGAACTTCATGGATCTGCGCGACAACGGCGAGTACAAGACGATCACGTTCTACCTGAAGCGCCTGCGCGGCACGATGACCGACTGGATGGTGCGCAATCGCGTCAGCGCCGCCGAAGACCTCAAGGGCTTCAACGAGCGCAACTACTACTTCAGCGACGAGCACTCGACCGAAGACGAGTACGTCTTTTTGCGTGATGAAAAGCCGTAA
- a CDS encoding SixA phosphatase family protein produces MKRKLLVIRHAQTKHQQSGQTDHQRELTVQGKSDALRVAAHIQQLGWTPQTVVSSDATRTRQTWQHLDEVFEASVDVTFTDSLYLAGVDAVCDALFALPEDVHEVAVLGHNPGWQNLVHWLSGTAVRMSPGTAVLLEGEGETWADALRQNKWKLHEVIRPEHL; encoded by the coding sequence GTGAAACGAAAGCTACTCGTGATTCGTCACGCCCAGACCAAACATCAACAGTCGGGACAGACCGACCACCAACGCGAGCTGACCGTGCAGGGCAAGAGCGACGCGCTGCGCGTGGCCGCGCATATCCAGCAGCTCGGCTGGACGCCCCAGACGGTGGTGTCGAGCGACGCCACGCGCACCAGGCAGACCTGGCAGCACCTGGACGAGGTCTTCGAGGCGTCGGTCGACGTCACGTTTACCGACTCGCTCTATCTGGCCGGCGTCGACGCGGTGTGCGACGCGCTCTTCGCCCTGCCCGAAGACGTCCACGAGGTGGCCGTGCTCGGGCATAACCCGGGCTGGCAGAACCTGGTGCACTGGCTGTCGGGGACGGCGGTGCGCATGAGCCCGGGCACCGCGGTGTTGCTGGAGGGAGAGGGAGAAACGTGGGCGGACGCGCTTCGTCAGAACAAGTGGAAACTCCACGAAGTCATCCGCCCCGAGCACCTATAG
- a CDS encoding GNAT family N-acetyltransferase, with amino-acid sequence MELDLERCTVRSWRLDDMESLVRHANNRKVWRNLRDSFPHPYTLEDAEEWVTIAGAQDPEVNFAIAVDDVAVGGIGFELQTDVFRKSAEIGYWLGERFWGQGIMTEAVRAVTSFGFATLGFERIYAGVFSWNPGSARVLEKVGYEFEAKLRNAIYKEGHLLDEYIYATWPDRWQPDEVLVTPP; translated from the coding sequence ATGGAACTCGATTTGGAACGTTGCACGGTGCGCAGTTGGCGGCTCGACGATATGGAGTCGCTCGTCCGCCACGCCAATAACCGCAAGGTCTGGCGAAACCTGCGCGATTCGTTCCCCCACCCCTACACCCTCGAAGACGCCGAAGAGTGGGTGACCATCGCCGGGGCGCAGGACCCGGAGGTCAACTTCGCCATCGCCGTCGACGACGTGGCCGTCGGCGGCATCGGCTTCGAGCTGCAGACCGACGTCTTTCGAAAGAGCGCCGAGATTGGCTACTGGCTCGGCGAGCGCTTCTGGGGGCAGGGCATCATGACCGAGGCGGTGCGCGCGGTGACGAGCTTCGGCTTCGCCACCTTGGGCTTCGAGCGCATCTACGCGGGTGTCTTTAGCTGGAACCCCGGCTCGGCCCGCGTGCTCGAGAAGGTCGGCTACGAGTTCGAGGCGAAGCTTCGAAACGCCATCTACAAGGAGGGCCACCTCCTCGACGAGTACATCTACGCGACGTGGCCGGACCGCTGGCAGCCCGATGAGGTACTGGTCACTCCGCCTTGA
- a CDS encoding metallophosphoesterase family protein, with amino-acid sequence MTRSLWRVAFVLMTMIVPVLVSPGCVRPAEDRADLDPLVGKAFANDLRVEVVDGLAAIRTFDDQGLRLWAQAPVLDVILEAGPDAPQTFELTVENVMPRAEISSLADGEANFKVSSREQVDPTEVTWRLDLQSGQTSRLRIAPPDADSNEPFRFGVLSDIQDEMDDVGLIFRRMNRDESLRYVVSAGDITQNGEMYELEFFMEQLEELDIPFYTTVGNHEIGPASPEGFHELYGRVNFQFRFRDVYFTFIDSANATVDPMAYDWLEEWLDNGQDSTHVFLTHIPPIDPKGIRNGSFGSRAEAAKLLNMLAQHDVDVGFYGHIHSYYAESNATIPVYISGGGGALPEKFDGVDRHYLTVDYNPDQGIESVGVVRVKAE; translated from the coding sequence ATGACTCGGTCGCTGTGGCGTGTGGCGTTTGTACTGATGACGATGATCGTACCTGTGCTCGTCTCTCCGGGGTGTGTGCGGCCGGCTGAAGACCGGGCCGACCTCGACCCGCTGGTGGGCAAGGCCTTCGCGAACGACCTTCGCGTCGAGGTGGTCGACGGGCTGGCTGCGATTCGCACCTTCGACGACCAGGGTCTCCGGTTGTGGGCGCAGGCGCCCGTGCTCGACGTCATCCTCGAGGCGGGGCCCGACGCCCCGCAGACCTTCGAGCTCACCGTCGAAAACGTCATGCCGCGCGCCGAGATCTCCTCGCTGGCCGACGGCGAGGCCAACTTCAAGGTCTCCTCGCGTGAGCAGGTCGACCCGACCGAGGTCACCTGGAGGCTCGACCTGCAGTCGGGCCAGACCTCGCGGCTGCGCATCGCCCCGCCCGACGCCGACAGCAACGAGCCGTTTCGCTTCGGCGTGCTCAGCGATATCCAGGACGAGATGGACGACGTCGGCCTCATCTTTCGGCGCATGAACCGCGACGAGTCGCTGCGCTACGTCGTCTCGGCCGGCGACATCACCCAAAACGGCGAGATGTACGAGCTCGAGTTCTTCATGGAGCAACTCGAGGAGCTCGATATCCCGTTCTACACCACCGTGGGCAACCACGAGATCGGGCCGGCCTCCCCCGAGGGCTTCCACGAGTTGTACGGGCGCGTGAACTTCCAGTTTCGGTTCCGGGACGTCTACTTCACGTTCATCGACTCGGCCAACGCCACGGTCGATCCGATGGCCTACGATTGGCTCGAGGAGTGGCTCGACAACGGCCAAGACAGCACCCACGTCTTCTTGACCCACATCCCGCCCATCGACCCCAAGGGGATTCGAAACGGCTCGTTCGGTAGCCGCGCCGAGGCCGCCAAGCTGCTCAACATGCTCGCCCAGCACGACGTCGACGTCGGCTTCTACGGCCATATCCACTCGTATTACGCCGAGTCGAACGCCACCATCCCGGTCTATATCTCCGGCGGCGGCGGCGCGCTGCCCGAGAAATTCGACGGCGTCGACCGTCACTACCTGACAGTCGACTACAACCCCGACCAGGGCATCGAGAGCGTGGGCGTGGTGCGGGTCAAGGCGGAGTGA